A genomic window from Nicotiana sylvestris chromosome 11, ASM39365v2, whole genome shotgun sequence includes:
- the LOC138880721 gene encoding uncharacterized protein, producing the protein MEESSSSGAMIKLTATNYTLWRPRMEDLLSCKDLFDPIEAKGRNPDSTKEAEWKKLNRKTIGQIRQWIDDSVFHHVAQETDAYALWVKLEGMYQAKTARNKALLMRRLVNLKLKHGTSVAEHTSEFQKLDKSIIVC; encoded by the coding sequence ATGGAAGAGTCATCATCATCTGGAGCTATGATAAAGCTTACTGCCACAAATTACACATTGTGGAGACCTCGGATGGAAGATCTCCTCAGTTGTAAAGATTTGTTTGATCCCATAGAAGCAAAGGGTAGGAACCCCGATTCCACCAAAGAAGCAGAGTGGAAGAAATTAAACAGAAAAACTATCGGTCAAATTCGACAATGGATTGACGATAGCGTTTTTCATCATGTTGCACAAGAGACAGATGCGTATGCCCTCTGGGTGAAGTTAGAAGGGATGTATCAAGCCAAGACCGCTAGGAACAAAGCCTTGTTGATGAGGCGTTTGGTAAATTTGAAGTTAAAGCACGGAACTTCAGTTGCCGAGCATACCAGTGAGTTTCAGAAGCTTGATAAATCAATTATCGTCTGTTGA
- the LOC138880722 gene encoding secreted RxLR effector protein 161-like produces MVYGFVVNASDTCVYSKMIALDCVIICLYVDDILIFGPNVNVINETKNFLSSKFEMKDLGEVDVILGVKIKRISNGFSLSQSHHIEKMLKSVMFLMNYTQPDIAYAISRLSRYTHNPSSEHCIALHRLLRYLRCTIDWCLYFNKFPAVLEKLCDANWVTDNDEVRSTSGYVFTLGAGAILWKSSK; encoded by the exons ATGGTTTATGGTTTTGTTGTTAATGCATCTGATACTTGTGTTTACTCTAAGATGATAGCATTAGATTGTGTTATTATATGTTTATATGTGGATGACATATTAATCTTTGGCCCTAATGTGAATGTCATTAATGAGACTAAGAATTTTTTGTCttctaaatttgaaatgaaagatcttggagaaGTAGATGTGATTTTAGGGGTTAAAATCAAAAGAATTTCTAATGGTTTTTCATTGTCTCAGTCTCATCATATTGAGAAAATGTTGAAAAG TGTAATGTTTCTCATGAATTATACACAACCTGATATTGCTTATGCTATTAGTAGATTGAGTAGATATACTCACAACCCTAGTAGTGAACATTGCATTGCTCTTCATCGTTTGTTAAGGTATTTGAGATGTACTATAGATTGGTGTTTGTATTTTAATAAATTTCCTGCTGTTTTAGAAAAACTTTGTGATGCAAACTGGGTTACTGATAATGATGAAGTTAGGTCCACTAGtggctatgtgtttactttgggtgCAGGTGCTATTTTATGGAAGTCTTCAAAATAG